ACTGTTGGAAATTATTAAGGTCTTCCGCTACTGTATCAGTATTTTGTTTTAGCATGCCATCTCCCAATAGACTAATCAGGCATGAAAGGCCAGCCTTTATAAGTAATAGACAGGAAAtctagttagttagttaactgTATAGATGACTAATCGAGGCTAAGCTATTGACATGTTTGACCCCTGTGTTCAAGCGCGTCCAGCAATGTCTTTGAACCTCATGTTGAAGTACCATGGCGGGCTGTTTGCGAATATTTACAAACTCGATTCCATTAAGCATATTACCGGTCTTGCGCCCATCTTCAACTCCAATCTTGCCATCTCTTTGCCGCCCTGGATTTCTCGCGCGAAAGACCTCAACAGCCAACAACCATCACATTGAGTATAACTGGATCAGGGGTGTAGAGAAACTTGAAAAATATCGACCCGGAGGTTACCATCCTATTAACATCGGAGACGTGTTAAATGGCAGATACCACATTGCGGACAAACTTGGTTTTGGGGGCTATTCGACGGTGTGGCTTGCTCTAGATACGCGTCTGAAGCAATATGTTGCAGTCAAGGTTAATATAGCAGACTCGCTTCCGCGTGAGACGACGGCTCTCAAGGCTCTATCTGCACCTGTTATATCGTCCTCGTGCGCACACCCCGGACCTGATTCGGTGCCTGTTTTCCTAGATGAATTTGAAGTGCAAGGCCCGAATGGAAGACATATGTGCTACACAGTGACCCCGGCACAATGCAGTCTCCGCGAAATTTCCTTTAGCCGTCTTTTCTCCATTGATGTTGCTAGAGCACTGTCATATGGAATTGCACAAGCCGTTGCTTATACGCATTCTCGAGGCTATGTTCACGGAGGTTTGTCATGCAACCACGACATCGTCAGGGTTATAACGTAGGCTGACGTTGGAAAACCATTATTTCAGATATACATCTAAGCAACGTCTTGCTCAAGCTGCCATCAAGTTTCGATGGCCCTTCCATTAAGCAATTTTATGAAAAGTACGGCGAGCCCGAGACCGTCCCTGTCACACGGTGTGACGGGGAACCATTACCTCCCAATGCACCAGCCAAGGCAGCAGTGCCGATATTTCTAGGGAAGTACGCAGAGGAAGTCGCGTTATCAGACGTGCACCCTCTTCTTAGTGACTTTGGCGAGGCGTTTTCACCTGCTTCAGAGCATCGTCTCGGGCAGGACTGCCATACGCCGCTCGCGTTTCGAGCCCCAGAAGCCAAATTCGAACCGCGGGCCCCAATTGCATATCCCTCGGATATATGGAGCCTGGTCACAGCAATATGGGAGATCATGGGGATGAAGGCCATTTTTAGCACTGAATTCGTACCGGAGGATGAGATCGTGGCGCAACATATCGATGTACTTGGACCGATGCCTTCGGAGTGGTGGCAGCGCTGGAAGGGACGACGGCAATTttttgacgaggatggaCGTCCAACAGAATCTTACAGGGACAACAGATGGCCTCCGCTTCAGGGGTCATTTGAGGACGGCGTGCAGAAATGGAGACGGAAAATGGGAGAGGAGCTGGGGGAAAGCGAGAAAGCTGCATTTCTGGATTTGATGCGCCGAATGCTGGCATTCCGGCCGGAGGAGCGACCAACGGCTGAAGAGGTGCTACGGTCGGAGTGGATGGTCAAATGGGCATTGCCTGATTATAAACGGAGGTGAAGTATTAAAGCGAACATAAGATCCATATAACCTAGCAggatatactccgtagtagTAAACAAGAGTGGTGGATCACAGAGCGAAAAGTGGACCGGACTTCCATGATCAGCATCATTGGTCTAGTGGTAGAATTCATCGTTGCCATCGATGAGGCCCGTGTTCGAttcacggatgatgcacttctttttgtttttgttatTCATTCAGTCATCTCTGCTGCGCTTTTTAAATCTCATGAAGATATTTTGCTGTCTTGCTACCCCGATGACAAAATGAGGAAGACTTTCGACACCGTATCTTGCTAGATTCGCAGCCCTAATATATACACGGGGTATTTGTATTGACAAAAATTCAACCAATCATTGAACGCCCCTTGCATCTTGATGGAGAATTGCAGTCTGAACTCGCAGCATAGTCCAACAAGCCGAGGCCAGTTACACAGGGCTCCGGTTTCTCCGCACGCGAAAAGGTGCACGAGATCAAGCAAGGACTCCAGGAGGggccatggccatggagGTGCTTAAGGCCCTATAGGATCATGGAATACTGGTTGATGGCCCATTTCATCTCCACAGATCTGCAGTCGCCGTCGATTATAAGTGATTGAACATCCCAGAAACAGCGCTTGTACTCCAAATCCTTCCCCTCCACAACAGAAACCATTCTTCCCGATATGTGGTCATATACATACCTTCTGGCTTTAATAATTCTAGCCACAGCAATCAGCGCTGTGGACGAGAACAATGCTCAATCCGAGAAGCGATacgccatcctcgacaaTGACTGGCTTGCAGTTAGCTTTCTGCCCTTCCTCATGACCATGAAGGGCGGCATGGAGGTACTGGGTCTAGTCTCAAGTTATAAATCCCACCGCGTCCACTGGTTTGACAGATGTTTGTTAATATCCCGAACCAGACACTGCAAACTCATGGCAGAAACAATGTGGCCTGCACGCCCTCGCAAACCTTGAAATCGGAAACCTCAGCTGCATCCCCGTGTATCAAGGCGCAACATGGCCTCTCATAAACACCCCGGCGCGATTCCAGGCATGGGAGGCCGTGCATGGCAAGCTCCCATTCCAGGGCGCATTTGGCCCGCAGAACAAAAGTGCTGAACAGCAAGGGAAGAACCCAGCTTCGGGCGATCCGAACAGGGTCGTGGAAGAAGCGTTCGTTGAAGGACTTCCGAGAACGCAATTCGATAACTCGACGAATGCGCCCAGCTTTATGGTCCAGATGGTGCGTAAGTATCCGCATCAGGTTTCTATCTATGCGGCTGGTGCGTTGACGAATGTTGCGCTGGCTGTACGCATGGATCCGGAATTCGCTATGCTGGCGAAGGAGTTGGTGATTATGGGTGGATATGTGGATTTTACCATGCTacaagcagctggagacatAGTCCAGGCAGATATTAACTCTGATGTATGCCGGGAATATTTCTTTCTATCCTGAAAGGTGCTAATAATTGGCCGCAGATCAACTTCATGATAGACCCCGAGGCAGCAAAGATTGCCATCAATGCTGATTTCCCTGATATAACCATTGCTGGAAATGTTGCAAATCAAGTGCAGTGCACTCAGGAATATCTGGACGAGGTCTACCAGGTCAAGAATCCATATACCGCACTCTTCCATGATCATTATGGCACCAAATTTCCATTCTGGGACGAGACGGCCGCAGCTTTGATGATCGACCATTCAATTGCTCTTAACACCTCAGAGCGTACGTATTGACAATTATAATTTACTCGGACGAGTTCAACTGATCCATGACTAGTTTACGCCGACGTTGATATCTCGTATGGGAGTCCAAGCTATGGAAACACCCGCCTGTATCGAGAGGAGCTTAAACCTCCTGGGGCCCGCGAAGTAATACACGTGAACCAGATTGATGGCGACAAGCTAAAGGATATGATGACGAGTGCTATGTGGGAGCCTCCTACCTGCTAACAATGACGCATTCAACAAGCAAGATGCATGAAAACCCTTGGAGGGGAAGTATAAGCTGCCTATTTCTCACAAAGCAGACCACTGTGCAAATCGTACTCCCACTCATCACTCCCAACACCACCGTAAACAAACAAACTCATGCTAGGGTCATACTTGTGTTTAATCCCCAGCAGGCGATCATAGTTCTCCCCGTAAAAGTCCTCCTTCCATGTACTACTAAAGACATTGCCTTCATTCGCGTACGATCCACCACCCAGCGCCCAATTCCTCCACACCGGCTCGATGTGCGATTCATACCACTcggaagcagcagccaaCGCCTTAGATGCGTCGGCAGTGGCATCAAGAGGAGCCCCATATGTCATGGCGTGGACGTATGCTGTTCTCCATGCTGGATGAACGCTCCCGCGCCTTTCGGCAGGTGTGCGAGCAGGTCCAGGCCCGCCTTGTAACCCGAATAGTGTCATTGAGCCGGAATCCCTGTCGGATGAGACGAGAATCTGCTGCAGGTAAGACCGTAGGTCAGCCCGTGGTAGATCCACTAGTTCAGCCCGGCCTAGGAGGCGACTGGTCATCATGCCGCTGGCGCCGCTGGACTGGCTCGCTAGGGGATTGGGCTTTGTGGAGTCCCAATAGCTTCCAGATGACGGTGTTTGAGGGGTTACGGTGACCCTGCCGTGAGCGGCCGTTTGAATCTGGGATGCGAGTTTATTCACTGTTGAGTTCATTCTCTCAATGGTAGTGTTGAATCCAGTCAGGTTGATTATTGCTGCAGATCCGGTGATCTTATCCTTAATCCCTATATAGGTTTGTGCGGACTACCCAGTCAAGGCTATGAAGGTGCCCTTGAGCCCCGTGTCCATAAGATCAGGAATCCGACTTGCAGCCTCGGCGAGCGTATCCCAGGTAGCGTCGCTGGCGTTGGATCTCTCAGAAGCGTAGAAGCTCAGTCCAGCGGTGACCACATTATTCGGAACTGGATGCGTCCGTAGAACGAACTCAGTGACAACACCGAACTGACCACCGCCTGCACCGCGGATGGCCCAGAAAAGATCCTGATTCTGTACGTCGTTTGCGATGAGCCGACGTCCGTCCGTGGTAATAACGGTGGCCTGGTATACGTTGTCCGATGCAAGACCGTATGTGCTGGATAGAAGGCCATGACCGCCGTTTTGGATAAGACCCCCAAGGCCAACGGTTGCGTCTTCTCCGCCGACGAGTGTTCGGTGGATATTATGTACTGCGGTGTATGCAGAACCCCAGTTGTTGCCGCTGCCGAGGACTGCGACGTCTGCGGTGCTGTTGGTACCAGGAATGCGCCAGTGTGGGTTGTGTTTGAAGTGGTTCAGATTATGAGTCCAGATTGATAGTGAGTATGCGCCGGTTGAACTAGGCCATTGGGTATTAGGAAATAACTCTTCAGATGAATAGGATTGCGCAACCATACCGCCCGTTCATATCATGTCCGGTTCCTTTGACCACGATGCGGATATTCCTCGACGATGCCCATTTCATGGCAGTGGCGATTTGGTCCTCTGTTGTGGCGTTCACGATATACTGCGGCAAGGCGCCGATACTGCAGCCTCTGGCCTTGACGTACCCGTCTGTAGATGGAGGTAGACAGGAGTGGTTCGTGAACATAGAGTAATCGACACTTTCTGGCCACGCGGCGTGGTATGCAGCATAAGACCAGTGGTCGGTGACATCTGTGCAGTTCTGAGTCGAGCCAAATGGGTTTCCAGGGTAGCACGAGGAGGCAGCTGGGGCTGTCTTTATCAGGGACCCGTTAATGGAATCATTGAGGGACTTCCACTCTTCAGGGGCTGGCCAGGTTGAGTCTTGGGGGCTTGATTTGCAGTTGGACACTGCTCCTACAGACGTGGCTGCCAGGAATGCAAGAGACGTGAGTAGATGACGCCACATTTTGAGAAAAGAACGAATACCTGGAATCTGAAGCAGGGATGACTTGTGAGCAGCGTTGCTAATTCTTTATAGGGCTGCTCTATACGAATACGGATGCTCTTTACCTGAAGCTTCAGATCGCCATTGCGGGCCACATCCATAATGAAATTCATCTGCCTGAACATGCCCAAGGATCAATTAGCCAGGCACCGAGGATCTCATGAAGAAAGGGACTGTGGGCCCAAGAGCCAAAAAGAGTAAGATGGTCGTACTCGTGTTCTCGCGGTGGGTCCGATTTCTTGCAGTCGCCGATGGCATTCGGGCTCCACGATGAACGAGACCCATGAGAATTGACAGTACTGCCCAGGCGGCTAGCGACCTCTTATGCTTGACAGATTCATGGGTTGCTTAGAACTTTATGACTGCTCTTTTCACCTAGGCCGGTATTTCATTCAGGTGTCGGGCTTAGAACCGACTTCAATTGGCGACTGAGATTGAAGGGCTGCATTCTGCGGCGAACAATACTGGAGAGTAGCTATTCTGTAACGAGGATCTTCCAACCTGTTTGTTCGAACAATCGTATAGTTTTGACACGACGCGCGAGGAA
This sequence is a window from Aspergillus puulaauensis MK2 DNA, chromosome 6, nearly complete sequence. Protein-coding genes within it:
- a CDS encoding uncharacterized protein (COG:T;~EggNog:ENOG410PWBG;~InterPro:IPR000719,IPR011009,IPR017441;~PFAM:PF00069;~go_function: GO:0004672 - protein kinase activity [Evidence IEA];~go_function: GO:0005524 - ATP binding [Evidence IEA];~go_process: GO:0006468 - protein phosphorylation [Evidence IEA]); protein product: MAGCLRIFTNSIPLSILPVLRPSSTPILPSLCRPGFLARKTSTANNHHIEYNWIRGVEKLEKYRPGGYHPINIGDVLNGRYHIADKLGFGGYSTVWLALDTRLKQYVAVKVNIADSLPRETTALKALSAPVISSSCAHPGPDSVPVFLDEFEVQGPNGRHMCYTVTPAQCSLREISFSRLFSIDVARALSYGIAQAVAYTHSRGYVHGDIHLSNVLLKLPSSFDGPSIKQFYEKYGEPETVPVTRCDGEPLPPNAPAKAAVPIFLGKYAEEVALSDVHPLLSDFGEAFSPASEHRLGQDCHTPLAFRAPEAKFEPRAPIAYPSDIWSLVTAIWEIMGMKAIFSTEFVPEDEIVAQHIDVLGPMPSEWWQRWKGRRQFFDEDGRPTESYRDNRWPPLQGSFEDGVQKWRRKMGEELGESEKAAFLDLMRRMLAFRPEERPTAEEVLRSEWMVKWALPDYKRR
- a CDS encoding uncharacterized protein (COG:F;~EggNog:ENOG410PPX6;~InterPro:IPR023186,IPR036452,IPR001910;~PFAM:PF01156;~SECRETED:SignalP(1-19)), which produces MWSYTYLLALIILATAISAVDENNAQSEKRYAILDNDWLAVSFLPFLMTMKGGMEVLGLVSNTANSWQKQCGLHALANLEIGNLSCIPVYQGATWPLINTPARFQAWEAVHGKLPFQGAFGPQNKSAEQQGKNPASGDPNRVVEEAFVEGLPRTQFDNSTNAPSFMVQMVRKYPHQVSIYAAGALTNVALAVRMDPEFAMLAKELVIMGGYVDFTMLQAAGDIVQADINSDINFMIDPEAAKIAINADFPDITIAGNVANQVQCTQEYLDEVYQVKNPYTALFHDHYGTKFPFWDETAAALMIDHSIALNTSELYADVDISYGSPSYGNTRLYREELKPPGAREVIHVNQIDGDKLKDMMTSAMWEPPTC
- a CDS encoding uncharacterized protein (COG:C;~EggNog:ENOG410PUYJ;~InterPro:IPR012951;~PFAM:PF08031;~go_function: GO:0016491 - oxidoreductase activity [Evidence IEA];~go_function: GO:0050660 - flavin adenine dinucleotide binding [Evidence IEA];~go_process: GO:0055114 - oxidation-reduction process [Evidence IEA]); amino-acid sequence: MNSTVNKLASQIQTAAHGRVTVTPQTPSSGSYWDSTKPNPLASQSSGASGMMTSRLLGRAELVDLPRADLRSYLQQILVSSDRDSGSMTLFGLQGGPGPARTPAERRGSVHPAWRTAYVHAMTYGAPLDATADASKALAAASEWYESHIEPVWRNWALGGGSYANEGNVFSSTWKEDFYGENYDRLLGIKHKYDPSMSLFVYGGVGSDEWEYDLHSGLLCEK
- a CDS encoding FAD-binding oxidoreductase (COG:C;~EggNog:ENOG410PUYJ;~InterPro:IPR016166,IPR006094,IPR036318;~PFAM:PF01565;~SECRETED:SignalP(1-19);~go_function: GO:0016491 - oxidoreductase activity [Evidence IEA];~go_function: GO:0050660 - flavin adenine dinucleotide binding [Evidence IEA];~go_function: GO:0071949 - FAD binding [Evidence IEA];~go_process: GO:0055114 - oxidation-reduction process [Evidence IEA]), translated to MWRHLLTSLAFLAATSVGAVSNCKSSPQDSTWPAPEEWKSLNDSINGSLIKTAPAASSCYPGNPFGSTQNCTDVTDHWSYAAYHAAWPESVDYSMFTNHSCLPPSTDGYVKARGCSIGALPQYIVNATTEDQIATAMKWASSRNIRIVVKGTGHDMNGRSTGAYSLSIWTHNLNHFKHNPHWRIPGTNSTADVAVLGSGNNWGSAYTAVHNIHRTLVGGEDATVGLGGLIQNGGHGLLSSTYGLASDNVYQATVITTDGRRLIANDVQNQDLFWAIRGAGGGQFGVVTEFVLRTHPVPNNVVTAGLSFYASERSNASDATWDTLAEAASRIPDLMDTGLKGTFIALTG